CGCTCCAACCTCGGCTTCCGCTTCCGCGCGGTGGGCGAGAACCCCGCCGCGGCGCGCACGGCGGGCATCTCGGTCGGCCGGATGTACTTCCTGGTCATGGTCATCGCCGGGGCCCTGGTGGGCCTGGCCGGCGTGAGCCAGGCGCTCGGCACCGAGCCCGGCGGCTTCAGCGGCGGCATCGACGCCGGGATCGGGTTCGATGCGATCACCGTCGCGCTGCTGGGCCGCTCGCGGCCGATCGGCATCCTGTTCGCCGGACTCCTGTTCGGCGCTTTCAAGACCGGTGGCTTCACCATGCAGGCCTCGCAGGGCGTCCCGATCGAGATCGTCCTGGTCGTGCAGTCCCTGATCGTGCTGTTCATCGCGGCCCCGCCGCTGGTGCGTGCGATGTTCGGCGTGCCGCAGCCCGGCAGCCCGTCCCGGCGACAGCGCCGCGCAGCGAAGAAGGAGGTGGCGGCATGAGCGTCCAGACCCTCGAGGCTCAGCCCCGCACCGTCGCCGTCGTCTCCTGGAAGACGCCGATCATCCTCGCCGTGGCCACGGTCCTGGTGGCGCTGCTGCCGCTGCTGGTGCCGCGCTCCGGCGATGCCACGTTCCGCTTCGCGGCGGGAACCGACGCCATCCGCGTTCCGGACATCATCGTGCCCGGTACGGCTGCAGCGCTGCTGTGCGTACTGATCGGCGCGATCGTCACCGTGATCTCGTTCGTGCGCGCCGCTCGGCGCCGGACGACACCGCTCTGGCTCGTCGCGGTCTTCGCGATCGCGCTGATCTTCGGATTCCTCGCCTGGGCGGCTGCCGGCAGCACCGGCACGCTGCCGATGATCAGCCTGCTCAGCGGCGCGCTGGCGCTGGCCACGCCGCTGATCTTCGGAGCCCTGGGCGGTGTGATCGGTGAGCGCGCCGGTGTCGTCAACATCGCCATCGAGGCCCAGCTGCTCGCCGGCGCCTTCTCCGCCGCGATCGTGGCGTCCCTCGCCGGAACGCCGTGGGCGGGCCTGGTGGCCGCCATGGTCGCCGGTCTGCTTGTGGCGCTGGTGCTGGGCGTGTTCGCCATCACGTACTACGTTGACCAGGTCATCGTCGGCGTGGTGCTGAACGTTCTGGTCATCGGCATCACCACGTTCCTGTTCCGGCAGGTCCTGGCACCGAACCAGGCGACCCTCAACACGGTCGAGCCGTTCAAG
Above is a genomic segment from Microbacterium sp. W4I4 containing:
- a CDS encoding ABC transporter permease: MSVQTLEAQPRTVAVVSWKTPIILAVATVLVALLPLLVPRSGDATFRFAAGTDAIRVPDIIVPGTAAALLCVLIGAIVTVISFVRAARRRTTPLWLVAVFAIALIFGFLAWAAAGSTGTLPMISLLSGALALATPLIFGALGGVIGERAGVVNIAIEAQLLAGAFSAAIVASLAGTPWAGLVAAMVAGLLVALVLGVFAITYYVDQVIVGVVLNVLVIGITTFLFRQVLAPNQATLNTVEPFKRLAIPGLSEIPVIGPILFRQTIVVYLMYVIVFVVWYGMYRTRWGLRMRAVGEHPQAADTVGINVARTRYMNVLIAGAIAGMGGAFYTLVSVPRFNPEMTAGAGFIALAAVIFGKWDPIKATLAALLFGFATNLQSVLSVIGSPVPSQFMLMLPYIVTIFAVAGLVGRSRPPAADGEPYIKS